The genomic DNA CCCGGTCCACCTCCCACTGGAGTCGGTCGGCGACGAGCAGGCTGCGTTCTTCGAGTTCCTCTCGACGGCCGAGGCGGACCCCGACCGGCTCCGCCGCGAGTTCGGCTTCCACCCCCGCTCGCTGCGCTCGTACCTCGAGGAGACAGGGTGGGGCGAGCGACGCGGCCCGGCTCGGTGATCCGGCGGCGTCTCCGACACCCGCTCGTCCAGTGAACCGTCAGTCTCTTGCAGAGTCGATCGCAGGCGACGGTATGGAGTTGCCACCGGTCGGGCTCGGGACGATGGGTGTCGACGACCCGACCGTCGTCCGCGAGGCGCTCGCCGCGGGGTACCGCCACCTCGACACCGCACAGATCTACGAGAACGAGACCGTCGTCGGTGCCGGGTTGGCGGCCAGCGACGTGCCTCGCGAGTCGGTGACGGTCGCGACGAAACTCTGGATCGACGCGTTGAGGGACGACGCCGTCCGCCCGAGCACGGAACGGAGTCTCGACCGCCTGGAGCTGGACGCGGTCGACCTGCTGTACGTCCACCGACCGCGTGGCGAGTACGACCCCGAGACGACGCTCCCCGCCGTCGAGGCCGTCCGACGTGCGGGCCTGACTGCGGCCGTCGGACTGAGCAACTTCGACCCGGACCAGTTGGCGGTCGCACACGACCACCTCGACGAGATCGCCGCCCACCAGGTCGAGTTCCACCCGTACTGGGGCGACGAGCGGCTGTTGGCCGACGCCCGCGAGCACGGGTACCCGATCGTCGCCTACTCTCCGCTGGCGGGTGGTGAGGTGCTGTCGGACCCCGTGATCCGCGAGATCGCCGACACGCGGGACACCTCGCCCGCGGCGGTGTCGATCGCGTGGGTGTGTTCACACGACCCGGTCGTGACGATCCCGAAGGCGAGTTCGCCGGCCCACCTGCGGGCGAACCTCGCCGCGGCCGAGTTGGAGCTGTCCGACGCCGAGATCGAGCGGATCGACGGGATCGAGCGCGAAGTGGAACTGTTCCCCGAGTAGCGCCGCCGCCCGAGGGTCCTCCACTGCGGCCGGCCGAGTGTTCCCCCACCGGAGCGGGGCGAGGGTTTTCGTTCACCGCGCGCCTACGACGGTTCGACATGAGTGGGCCCGAGGGTGACGTGTCCGGTGTCGGTGACGCCGACAGCGGTGCGACGACCGACACCACCGCCGGTGAGACGGCGACCGACCCACCCGACCCGGAGTCGGGTGTCGTCGTCGCTCCCGAACGCGTCCCCTCCCCGAGCGAGTTCGCGGCACGAGACGAGCGGGGTGACGCGGCCGACCACGTCGACGGAGACGACGCCACCTGCGTCGACGACCCCGAGGCGGACGCCCCCACCGGTACGGTCGTGTGGCACCGCGAACACCTCCGCACGGCGGACCAGCCGGCGCTGGCCGCGGCCGCGGCTCGCAGCGACCGCGTCCTCCCGCTGTTCGTCTTCGACCCGACGTTCTACGGCGACCGCGGGTTGGCGTGTGACGCTCGCGTCGCGTTCATGCACGACTGTCTCCGGGACCTCGACCGCCAGTACCGCGCGGCCTGCGGGACGGGACTCACACTCGCCCACGGCGACCCCGTGGCCGTCCTGGAGCGGTTCGTCGACGCCGGCTGGGACGTGGTCGCGCCGCTGTCGCCGACCGGACGGTACGGGCTCCGGCGCGACGAGCGCGTCCGCGAGCGGTGTGGCGTGCGATTCGTCAGCGGCGACGGTCTCGTCCGCGGCGTCGACGACCCACGCGAGAACTGGCAGGAGCGCGTCGAGACGTGGCTCACGGACGACCAGTACGACTGGGACCCCACCTCCGTCGCGGTCGACAGTATCGACACCGGCGTCGGCGTCGAGCAGATCGCCGACACCTACGACGTGACACCGCAGAAGACGATGGTGCCTGAGGGTGGGACCGCGGCCGCGTGGGACCAGTTGGCGGGGTTCGTCGACCGGATCGCCGACTACCCGGGGAACATCTCCTCGCCGGTGGACGCCCGCGACGGCACCAGCGGGCTGTCCCCGTACCTCCGGTTCGGCTGCCTCTCCGTCCGACAGGTGTTCCAACACGTCCACGACGCCGCCCCGGCGTGTCGCGGGCGCGAGATGTTCGTCTCGCGACTGTTCTGGAACCTCCACTACCGCCAGAAGCTGGAAGACTGGCCCGGTTGGCTCGATACCGCCTGCAACCCGGAGTTGGAGGGGTTCAACGCCCACCGACGCGACCCGGAACTGATCGCGGCCTGGAAGGACGGCGAGACGGGGTTCCCGATGGTCGACGCGAGTATGCGGTGTCTCCGCGAGACAGGGTGGCTCAACTTCCGGATGCGGGCGCTGTGTGTGAGCTGTTACTACCACGTGCTCCAACAGCCGTGGTGGGACGGTGCCGACTACTTCCACGAACACCTCGTCGACTCCGTCGCGGCGATCAACTACACCCAGTGGCAGTACCAGTGCGGGCTCGTCGGGAAGCCGACGCTACGGCTGTACAACCCGGCGAAACAGGTCCGCGACCAGGACCCAGACGGCGAGTTCGTCCGGCGGTGGGTCCCGGAACTGGCCGACCTCCCGGACGAACACCTCCCACGACCGGAGAAGACGCCGCTGGCCGTCCAGCGGGAGTGTGGCGTCCGGATCGGCGAGGACTACCCGTACCCGGTGCGGGAGTTCGAGGCGGCCAAAGAGGAGTTCTGGGACCGCTACGAGGCGGTCCAGCCGCGGGCGGCCGCACGACTCGCCGACCCCGAGGTCGCACGCCGCGCGTCGCTGTCCGGCGGCTACGACGCCGCTCGCGCCATCGCCGCCGAGTACGGTGAGTCCGACGAGGAGGCGACTGGCGATCAGACGAGTCTCGGCGCCTTCGAGTCAGCTACCCACCGCTGAAGCGGTGGGCTTGTCGGTGGACTCCCGTTCGAACTCCAAGCTGGAGTGGACACTGGATGTGTCGCTCACGTTCAACGTCCCCGACTTCAGGGCCAGCTGGCCGGTGCCCAACCCATCGGGACGTTTGCCCGATGGTACAGCTAACAACCGCAGACCGATGTTCTT from Halobaculum sp. MBLA0147 includes the following:
- a CDS encoding aldo/keto reductase yields the protein MELPPVGLGTMGVDDPTVVREALAAGYRHLDTAQIYENETVVGAGLAASDVPRESVTVATKLWIDALRDDAVRPSTERSLDRLELDAVDLLYVHRPRGEYDPETTLPAVEAVRRAGLTAAVGLSNFDPDQLAVAHDHLDEIAAHQVEFHPYWGDERLLADAREHGYPIVAYSPLAGGEVLSDPVIREIADTRDTSPAAVSIAWVCSHDPVVTIPKASSPAHLRANLAAAELELSDAEIERIDGIEREVELFPE
- a CDS encoding FAD-binding domain-containing protein, which produces MSGPEGDVSGVGDADSGATTDTTAGETATDPPDPESGVVVAPERVPSPSEFAARDERGDAADHVDGDDATCVDDPEADAPTGTVVWHREHLRTADQPALAAAAARSDRVLPLFVFDPTFYGDRGLACDARVAFMHDCLRDLDRQYRAACGTGLTLAHGDPVAVLERFVDAGWDVVAPLSPTGRYGLRRDERVRERCGVRFVSGDGLVRGVDDPRENWQERVETWLTDDQYDWDPTSVAVDSIDTGVGVEQIADTYDVTPQKTMVPEGGTAAAWDQLAGFVDRIADYPGNISSPVDARDGTSGLSPYLRFGCLSVRQVFQHVHDAAPACRGREMFVSRLFWNLHYRQKLEDWPGWLDTACNPELEGFNAHRRDPELIAAWKDGETGFPMVDASMRCLRETGWLNFRMRALCVSCYYHVLQQPWWDGADYFHEHLVDSVAAINYTQWQYQCGLVGKPTLRLYNPAKQVRDQDPDGEFVRRWVPELADLPDEHLPRPEKTPLAVQRECGVRIGEDYPYPVREFEAAKEEFWDRYEAVQPRAAARLADPEVARRASLSGGYDAARAIAAEYGESDEEATGDQTSLGAFESATHR